The Candidatus Latescibacter sp. genome includes a region encoding these proteins:
- a CDS encoding DUF2271 domain-containing protein gives MCLILVLGCTAAVKIKAAATGKVTVNYTLTRISGSASNQFAVWIEDEAGKYIRTLFVTNYTARRQGWKARQQSLVTWVKAADVKNLPKEDVDAMSSATPQSGKLSVVWDLKDAAGKPVPAGVYVYRVEGCLLRENNVLWTGKIKVGGARAISHQTTASYYPEGAAKLGKTLISDVSAAYEPAQ, from the coding sequence TTGTGCCTTATCCTGGTTCTTGGTTGTACTGCGGCTGTTAAAATCAAAGCGGCGGCCACGGGCAAGGTGACTGTCAACTACACGCTGACCCGGATCAGCGGAAGCGCAAGCAACCAGTTCGCAGTATGGATAGAGGACGAGGCCGGCAAGTATATAAGGACGCTCTTCGTGACAAACTATACGGCCCGCAGGCAGGGGTGGAAGGCACGGCAGCAGTCCCTTGTTACCTGGGTCAAGGCGGCGGACGTAAAGAACCTCCCGAAAGAGGATGTCGACGCCATGAGCAGCGCCACACCCCAGTCAGGAAAGCTGTCCGTGGTGTGGGATTTGAAGGACGCGGCGGGCAAGCCGGTACCCGCAGGGGTTTATGTCTACAGGGTCGAGGGCTGCCTGCTCAGGGAGAACAACGTGCTGTGGACCGGGAAGATTAAAGTGGGCGGGGCCAGAGCAATTTCCCACCAGACCACTGCCAGCTACTACCCCGAGGGAGCGGCCAAGCTGGGTAAGACGCTAATCTCGGACGTCTCAGCCGCCTACGAACCGGCGCAGTGA
- a CDS encoding GNAT family N-acetyltransferase, with amino-acid sequence MTIRAYAEADHGILNEITAVCYNGVSIDQNIEKLFGRIAGKDWTCRKQRQLDEDISAHPDGIFVAEIDHRVVGYISTRIDHATKIGRILNFAVLPAQQKRGIGKALMDRAIAHLKSEGMEYVRIETLDQNAAGKHFYPKLGFSEVARQIHYIRRTDST; translated from the coding sequence ATGACTATCAGAGCCTATGCAGAGGCAGATCATGGGATACTGAACGAGATCACCGCGGTGTGCTATAACGGTGTCTCGATAGATCAGAATATCGAGAAGCTCTTCGGCCGCATTGCAGGAAAAGACTGGACTTGCCGCAAGCAACGGCAGTTAGACGAGGACATCAGCGCTCATCCCGACGGCATCTTCGTTGCGGAGATTGACCACAGAGTCGTCGGATATATCAGCACACGCATCGACCACGCGACAAAGATAGGCCGTATTCTGAACTTTGCGGTTCTGCCTGCCCAACAGAAAAGGGGGATCGGCAAGGCATTGATGGATCGTGCCATTGCGCATCTCAAGAGCGAAGGCATGGAATATGTCCGAATCGAAACACTTGATCAGAACGCGGCGGGCAAACATTTCTATCCCAAGCTTGGCTTCAGTGAAGTGGCAAGACAGATACATTATATTAGAAGAACAGATAGCACATAA